Within the Acidobacteriota bacterium genome, the region GCTCCAGGCATCCCATACAAGGTTCACTGGCTCGCCAACGCGGATGGTCCCGGTTTGCACCACTGTTCCATAGACGCCCGCGTTGTTCTGGTTGAGTCGGACGACGGTCTTCATCACCCGCTTGTCTTGCACGCTCGTGTCTGGATCGAGGTTGATCATCATGCATCGGACGTCACGCGCCGTCACCCTCACGGCTGGCTGTGGCTCGGTGGTGCCGAATACCAGGGTCCCGCTTACCCATTTATCCTCGTGAAACGGTTCGCGGTCGCGAGTCTCAAGCACGATGTTGGCTCGAAAGCGCCTGCGGTCGAGGTTCATTCCCACCTCGCCACCGATTCCGGCAATGGTTGCAAGGCTAATCACCGATATCGGAGCATCGTCGAAGGTCCCGTGCTTGAGCTTCATCAATTCCACACTGCCCCCAAACCGCTCGGCGATCTCGCGCTGGAGTTCCAGGCTGTGAAGTTCCATCTGCGCTCCGGATGGTGTTCGAATGTGCGTTGGCAGGGGCTCGCCGGAACGTTCGTTGAGACCAATGGGCTGGTAGAGAAGGAGTTCCGGAACACGACTCGCTGAAAGCCAGGGAAAGCCGCTGTCATCTCCCAGTCGCCGGAAGGCAAAGCGCCGATCACCATCGAGACCGTGCCACCCGAGAAATGCCGACTCCGTCACAATACCAGCCATGGACTTGACGGGATATCGCACAAGTTCGCAAACGTGTCCAAGTTCTTTCATCATAGAGTCATTCCCTGTCACACCCCGGCTCAGCGACGACGGTACCGATTGCAATCGCGACGCCCCCTGCCGGTCGCCGCAGCCGAGGATTAAGTGTTGCGGTTGAGCCAGTCCGAGAACCGCGTCGGCCCGAGGCGCGGATTGTCGCCAGGCATCAGGCTTTGATCGTTGAGTGCCATGCCGAAATAAAGTGCCGTGGGATCAGCGATGACCGTTCGTGCGTCTCCAGTCGCGTTCAGAAATTGTCGCACGAGGTCGTCTTGACGGATCGGGTCAGGACCGGCCAGATCAACTATGCCGTTCACTGGCTCCGCGAGGGCTGCTTCGGCCATGGCGTCGGCGACATCATCCGACACAATGGGCTGCATCAAAACTGGTGGAAGTCGAACTATTTGCCCTTCAGTCGCTGCCTGGGCAATACCGCCCACAAACTCGAAGAACTGCGTGGCACGAATGATGGTGTACGGGATTGGGGAAGCCTTGACCAGATTTTCCTGAGCCATCTTCGCCCGAAAGTACCCGCTCTCAAGCAAGCCGTCGGTGCCGACCACTGACAACACTACATGATGACCGACACCTGCCGCAGCTTCCGCATCCAGGAGGTTTCGACTCGACACTTCGAAAAACTCCAGAACTGCCTTGTCTTCCCAGGAGGGTGCATTCGCGACATCAACGACGACTTTTGCGCCGTCGAGCGCCTCAGCCAGCCCTTCGCCGGTCACCGCGTTAATTCCCTTCGAGGGTGAGGCAGCCACAACTTCATGACCCTTGTCGCGAAGCTTCTTAACGACTTTGGCTCCAATGAGTCCAGTACCGCCGATGACGATGATTTTCATATAGCTCTCCTCATTTGATGGTTGCTTGCTGCGTGGAAATCTTCGATGCGCACATCAGAGGACACCTAGCCAGTGATTATGCGCCACAATGGTGCATAACAGGGGTATTGAGCATGTTTTCCGGCTTTCAGTCGTCCAACACGCGTATGAGGGATCTTTTCAAACTTTTGCGGTGTGACGGCATATTATGAATAAAAACTGACTCTGGCAAGCAAGTTTGTAAATTGATTTGAGCCGAATTCCTGTCATTGCCAAATCAAATTTTATCAAAGGCAGTTATCCAAACTATTTACTATGCCGGATAAGTGGGAAGACACAATTTGCCAGGTATTATCGTGATCAGCGATTATCTAACACTTTATGCCAGGTATCAAACGTCCAATAATATCACCTTATTAGAGATATCCGTAAGTGGGAAGCGATATAAAATCTGAAAAGCTTGGAGAGGCACTGATTTAGAAAATAATTGTATATAAACAATTTATATATAGAGAGAGCGAATCATTTCGGTCTTCAGTCGTTGATATAGCACTAAAACATATTCTGTAGTTATTCCAACATTTTGATACTGTCTAAATTGTATACCAGTCATCATTATTAGCTGAATTCGAAAGCATTTTGACGACTATCCGTAGATTGAAAAAGATACTTTGCTTAACATAGTAAAACCTAGATTCATCACAAATCAATACAACATCCGGATAGATGAAAAGTCTTGTCGTTGAAATATGTATTTCCATGTTATTTGAGTAAGCTTTTCCTGGTTAGATCAATTCAGGCTGTCCCTGCTCAAAAAACGTGTTTTGTGAGTTGTTCTCAGTGCTGTCGGTTTATTGGCTTTAACCCTGGCCCTGGATGTGTGGTTTTGAACTGGCGTCCAATCGAAGACTTTTTGGCGGAGTATTTGATGGCGGTAATTCGACGCTACGCTGATTGCGGGGTTGGTTTACGTTTGTGCGTCCGCCTGACGGACGTTTTGGTCGCCGCAGTGCGTTTCAACCAGCGGTTGAGCACCTTGATTGAGAACCGATAGTGGCTCGCGGTGTTTGGACCAAGATAGGTCGTCAGGGGATGTTTGCCCGTCCACTCGAAATGTCCATTCTTGAGAAGCTGCTCAGGGGACAGGTCCTCCACAATTTGGAGGATTTGACGGTATCCAGATTCGAAGTCGGCCTGGACTTCCGCCGGAGACCGCAAACAATGTTTCACCCAAATCGCCTGGTTGAGCTTTGGGGTCTCGTTCCATTTATAGCCAGGGGCCGGCATCTCAGGCATTTCCCCTTTTCGCCCATCCTCATACCAGGTCAGGAACAGGTGCTGCCACTCCGCCAGATGAGCAACAAGATCAGCCACCGTCCATCCATCGCCCCACACACCTTGCTCTTGGAACCGTGCTTCCGGGATTTCCCGAAGCAGCGCGCAAAGCGAATCGTGTTCCGTTTGAATATCGTCAATCAACGCCTGTTTTGACTCATATCGCATCGTCGCGAACTCCTGTTCCTGGGTATCCGCTTCACACTTTGCATCATTCGACGACAAACCCATTGAAAAAAGCGGGCTGAAGATATTGGGCTGAAGATTTCGGGTCAATCAACCCTGGTCCCATTTTCTTCAGCCCGTTTTCTTCAGCCCAACTTCTTCAGCCCCAAGCCCGTTTTCTTCAGCCCGGAGCTTGCGAGTCTTCAACCCTGGTTTTCAGCCCTCGGATTTATTCGGGTCGGTCACAAAAAATCCAAAAACCCCGCGTCCAAGCAAGGCAAAAATCATCGTGAAAATTGAACCAACCACCAGGGCTGGTGCCCGTCGCATCATGCCTTCCGACATGGTGAGAACCGTTCCTTCCTTCACATTGAGCGCGTCCCAGTGAACAAAGTAGGTATTCAAATTTAAGGCATAGCTGGCAAATGTGGCCGAAAAGATCAGGATCTGGGCAAACAACCCGAGCATCACCCCGACCAGCGCCGTTTCAATCCAGGACATCTTCGCTATTTTCCCAGACATCGCGCCATAATAAATCGCACTGATTTCGGTCAACACAACGATTGAAAACGTGCCAGTTCCTCGTGGTGCATAGGGAACACCAGCTAACCCGAGCCAGAACCGGCCAATCGTAAAAATTACAATCATCACCAGTGGCAACTGGATGAATTTCAACACTTTCAAAAGCATAAAACTCCCTTTTTAAATGAAGAACAAAGAAAGTGGTTAGTGATTAGTGATTAGTGATTAGTGATTAGTGATGCCAGTTAAGGGTTGAAGTGTTTTTTGGTTTTCATCCCCGTTGGGATGGAGTCAGGTGAGCCGGTGGTCAGCGTCGCTTTGGACGCGCCACCACCGGATGCGGGTCATCTCCAAATTTCCCTGTCCGGCCAGCCGGGGATGAGGAGGCGACGTTTTCCCAGGGTTTGCACCTGGGCTACATACCTACGCGGGAGTTCCTGGGCTCAAATCCGCTCTCTTTTCAACTCTTCATTCGCATTACTAATCACTAACCACTAACCACTAACCACTTTCTTCGTTCTTCATTCCTCAATTCTTCATTTAGTTTTCAGTGTGGTAGTCCAAACACATAGTAGATAAAACACAAGGCGCCCAGGACGACTGAGCCGCCATTGAGTTCTTTGGCACGACCAGTGAGCACTTTCAGAACCGGATACAAAACCAGTCCCGCCGTCAGTCCATTCCCGATGTTGTAGGTAAACACCATCATGGCAATGGTGGCACAGGCTGGGACGAGTTCGGTCCAGTCGTCAAAGTTGATTTTGGTAATTGATCCCACCATCAACAATCCGACCGCAATCAGTGCCGGAGCGTAGGCAAATCGCAATTGTTGCAGTGGAGACACCAGTGGAATAAAGAAGAGTGACACGGCAAAGAGTACCGCCGTGGTAATCGCAGCCAAACCAGTCCGTGCACCTTCACGGATGCCGGTTGCCGATTCAATATAGGCACCGCTCGTTGATGTTCCTATCAAACCGCTGAACATACACGTCAGTGCATCAACTGTCATCGGGCGTTCAATTTCAGGGAAATCGCCTTTTTCGTCAAGGATATTTGCCGCCGCGCCAACTCCGACGAGTGTGCCAAGCGTGTCCAAAAATCCCATGAGAAATAAGGTCAGTAACAATGGCAGAAAGCTCAACCGGAGTACACCAGCAAGATCGAGTTTGAATGCCAGCGGCGCCAGGCTGTACTCACCAGTGAACGGAATGGCCGCAATCCCGGTTGGGGCTTTCCCAAACCCAAGCAGGACCCCAACAACAGCAGTAACCGCAATTCCAAGAAAGATCGCGCCCCGGACCTTGCGATAGAGCAGGGTCACCATAATGAGAAAGCCAAAAATCGCCAGCAACGTTTGTGGATCGCGGAGGTTACCAATTTTCACCGGGACATCTGGTGTTCGGAGAATTTGTGTTCCGGGCGTCAGCAGCGCTTCAGCCGGCATCCCGGCGACAAAACTGGTGACAATGCCGGTTTCATACAGACCAATCAACGCCAGGAAAAAGCCGATTCCCACCGCAAAACTATGTTTGAGACTGGGTGAAATGGAATTGGCCAGCCAGGCGCGGATCCCAAACAACGTGATCAGGTAAAATCCAATGCCGCTGATGAATACCGCCCCCAGACGTTGCTGCCAGGTAATGCCAAGAGCCACTAACCCAAAGGCAATAAAGGCGTTTTCACCCATGTAGGGTGCCACGGCAATCGGACGATTGGCATAAAGCCCTATCAAAGTACAGCCGAATACCGCAGCCAAAATAGTGGCAACCGTGCTGGGGCCAATTGGGAGACCCGCAAAACTCAGAATTGCCGGGTTAATGACGATGATATAGGCCATGGTGACAAACGTAGTCACCCCGCCAATCAGCTCGGTCCGAACAGATGTGTTCCGCTCCCGAAGTTGAAACAGTCGTTCAAGCATTGAAGTGAATGGTCCTTTAGTGAAAGTCGTGAGGGGCGAGCGGCTGCGAGTTTATCCAAACCCACAAATTCCGCAAATGGGTGAACCATGTTTCGGAGACTCGGAATTGATAAAAAATTGAGCTTTTTTTGAGGATTATGAAGTGAGTCCAACGGTACAGTGTGACCTATCTCACCCACCTTGAATCACATCCCAGGTAACAATTAGTACACAGGTAAGAACAAGTTGTTGGTTATCCTGGAAGACAGCCATTTTCAGCATTGCGTCTACTCCCTCAAAAAATGACGAATGCAGTTGCCTGTTTCAACCCTGATCCTGAAAGTTGCCGGGAGTGTTTGGAACTGGAGTTTTGTGTAGTCAAGGTGGGTTTGCTCTATCTCCCTGAGAGCAGATTGCTTGCTTTTACGCGTTCAGGTTTAGCCCACTATATTACCTGGGAAGCGCAAGCTGGTTTCTTTTGATATTGGCAACGTTGAATTTCCGCCTCTTCCGAATCAGGTTTCGCACTTTAGCCCCTAAATTTTTCTGCCTTCCTATCTCCCATATCTGAAAAATTGTGGGCTAATGAATTTCTATTCAGGAGTATTTTCAGAATGATTTCATCACGACGTCTCTCTTTTTTTATTTTTTTGTTGAGTATCGGTTTCCTGTACTTCCCCAAATATCTGGGTGAAGTAAATGCCCAGAAACAAACCCTGCCTCAAACTGCGAGTTTTACCAGCCCTGCTCAATCATCAATTTCGGTTCAAGCTGCCGGACGGGGAAGGCCCTGGGTCAATTTCGAGGATGGATATGCCCTACCGTCCTTGTATCCGGCATCAGACGCTCAGGCAAAAGCTCCAACTGAGTTTCAACCAATGTATCGTGGCAATGTGGATTCGATTTTTCCAAACAGCCCGGAAGCCCAGCACCGACGAGCCACCGGTACCTTGATTGAGTCTCCGTTTTTGCCGCCGGTTCAAGAAGTGACCATACTGGATGCGCCTGATTTTGTTGGTGCCGGAGACTTTGACGCTGATGGCCACACGGATCTGGTGGCCTTGACCCGTGGGAAAAGCGAGTTGCTTGTGATCTCTGGTGATGGCCAGGGTGGACTCCATCCAACCCAACGAATTGATCTTCCTGGGCTGGTTAGAACTGCTGCCGTGAGCCAGCTCAGTTTAGCGACCGGATCAGCCAGTCTCGCGATTGCCATCCAGAGTACTGATGGAGACGAACTGCTTTTCCTCAACCCTGCTCAAAAAATTGGGGTGTCAGATTTTCAACGATTGAAGCTCCCCGGAACGGTGACAGCCTGTGCCTTTGGTCAGCTCTCAGAAACATCAACGGCTGACTTGATCGTGGCGGTTGGGAACCAGTTGCTATTGTTCCAGGAAAGGAGCTTACTGGCTGGAAATGAATTGAAAGCCGACCACACCCAATCAGTGCCATTTGTGACCAAAGCCATTGCGACCGG harbors:
- a CDS encoding MOSC domain-containing protein; the protein is MMKELGHVCELVRYPVKSMAGIVTESAFLGWHGLDGDRRFAFRRLGDDSGFPWLSASRVPELLLYQPIGLNERSGEPLPTHIRTPSGAQMELHSLELQREIAERFGGSVELMKLKHGTFDDAPISVISLATIAGIGGEVGMNLDRRRFRANIVLETRDREPFHEDKWVSGTLVFGTTEPQPAVRVTARDVRCMMINLDPDTSVQDKRVMKTVVRLNQNNAGVYGTVVQTGTIRVGEPVNLVWDAWS
- a CDS encoding SDR family oxidoreductase: MKIIVIGGTGLIGAKVVKKLRDKGHEVVAASPSKGINAVTGEGLAEALDGAKVVVDVANAPSWEDKAVLEFFEVSSRNLLDAEAAAGVGHHVVLSVVGTDGLLESGYFRAKMAQENLVKASPIPYTIIRATQFFEFVGGIAQAATEGQIVRLPPVLMQPIVSDDVADAMAEAALAEPVNGIVDLAGPDPIRQDDLVRQFLNATGDARTVIADPTALYFGMALNDQSLMPGDNPRLGPTRFSDWLNRNT
- a CDS encoding ClbS/DfsB family four-helix bundle protein, translating into MRYESKQALIDDIQTEHDSLCALLREIPEARFQEQGVWGDGWTVADLVAHLAEWQHLFLTWYEDGRKGEMPEMPAPGYKWNETPKLNQAIWVKHCLRSPAEVQADFESGYRQILQIVEDLSPEQLLKNGHFEWTGKHPLTTYLGPNTASHYRFSIKVLNRWLKRTAATKTSVRRTHKRKPTPQSA
- a CDS encoding NCS2 family permease, giving the protein MLERLFQLRERNTSVRTELIGGVTTFVTMAYIIVINPAILSFAGLPIGPSTVATILAAVFGCTLIGLYANRPIAVAPYMGENAFIAFGLVALGITWQQRLGAVFISGIGFYLITLFGIRAWLANSISPSLKHSFAVGIGFFLALIGLYETGIVTSFVAGMPAEALLTPGTQILRTPDVPVKIGNLRDPQTLLAIFGFLIMVTLLYRKVRGAIFLGIAVTAVVGVLLGFGKAPTGIAAIPFTGEYSLAPLAFKLDLAGVLRLSFLPLLLTLFLMGFLDTLGTLVGVGAAANILDEKGDFPEIERPMTVDALTCMFSGLIGTSTSGAYIESATGIREGARTGLAAITTAVLFAVSLFFIPLVSPLQQLRFAYAPALIAVGLLMVGSITKINFDDWTELVPACATIAMMVFTYNIGNGLTAGLVLYPVLKVLTGRAKELNGGSVVLGALCFIYYVFGLPH
- a CDS encoding VCBS repeat-containing protein, with protein sequence MISSRRLSFFIFLLSIGFLYFPKYLGEVNAQKQTLPQTASFTSPAQSSISVQAAGRGRPWVNFEDGYALPSLYPASDAQAKAPTEFQPMYRGNVDSIFPNSPEAQHRRATGTLIESPFLPPVQEVTILDAPDFVGAGDFDADGHTDLVALTRGKSELLVISGDGQGGLHPTQRIDLPGLVRTAAVSQLSLATGSASLAIAIQSTDGDELLFLNPAQKIGVSDFQRLKLPGTVTACAFGQLSETSTADLIVAVGNQLLLFQERSLLAGNELKADHTQSVPFVTKAIATG